One genomic segment of Natrononativus amylolyticus includes these proteins:
- the hemA gene encoding glutamyl-tRNA reductase has product MRHAGVVTGARVTHESGSVDDLAAVSPDSQRTGVASLLRREPIEEAFVLSTCNRVEAYVVAADPAVGRAALEEFFAGVDERAVVETDHDASLKHLLRVATGLESVVLGEDQIIGQVRTAYEDARGAGGIGQLLETAVTKAIHVGERARTETAINEGVVSLGSAATRMAARELPLEGATALVVGAGEMGRLAARSLVDAGISELIVANRTIPHAEHLVSEFAVDGNAIPLGALRTVAPRADVVVAATGSDEPVVVPSQLGEREQVVVDLGQPRDVCPTAGSLPEVTVYDLDDLETITAETREQRADAAREVEAMVDREFELLCEQYKRARADEAIAAMYESAERVKARELETALTRLDDGEFSEEQREIVRSLADALVGQLLAPPTKSLREAAAEDDWETINTALQLFDPEFGPAALPPSFDRAADETSVGATDDD; this is encoded by the coding sequence GTGAGACACGCCGGCGTCGTCACCGGCGCTCGAGTGACCCACGAGAGCGGTAGCGTCGACGATCTCGCGGCCGTGAGCCCCGACAGCCAGCGGACCGGCGTCGCGTCGCTGCTTCGCCGCGAGCCGATCGAGGAGGCGTTCGTCCTCTCGACGTGCAACCGCGTCGAAGCCTACGTCGTCGCCGCCGACCCGGCGGTCGGTCGGGCAGCCCTCGAGGAGTTCTTCGCGGGCGTCGACGAGCGCGCGGTCGTCGAGACGGACCACGACGCGAGCCTCAAACACCTGCTGCGCGTAGCGACCGGCCTCGAGTCGGTCGTCCTCGGCGAAGACCAGATCATCGGTCAGGTCCGCACCGCCTACGAGGACGCCCGCGGCGCCGGCGGGATCGGCCAGCTGCTCGAGACCGCCGTCACGAAGGCGATCCACGTCGGCGAGCGCGCCCGCACCGAGACCGCGATCAACGAGGGAGTCGTCTCGCTGGGTTCGGCGGCGACGCGGATGGCCGCCCGCGAGCTCCCCCTCGAGGGCGCCACCGCGCTGGTCGTCGGCGCCGGCGAGATGGGGCGACTCGCCGCCCGAAGCCTCGTCGACGCCGGGATCTCGGAGCTGATCGTCGCCAACCGGACGATCCCACACGCCGAACACCTCGTCTCGGAGTTCGCGGTCGACGGCAACGCGATCCCCCTCGGCGCGTTACGAACGGTCGCGCCCCGCGCGGACGTCGTCGTCGCCGCCACCGGCAGCGACGAGCCCGTCGTCGTTCCCTCCCAGCTGGGCGAGCGCGAACAGGTCGTCGTCGACCTGGGCCAGCCCCGCGACGTCTGTCCGACCGCCGGCTCGCTGCCCGAGGTCACCGTCTACGACCTGGACGATCTCGAGACGATCACCGCCGAAACCCGCGAGCAGCGCGCCGACGCCGCCCGCGAGGTCGAGGCGATGGTCGACCGCGAGTTCGAACTGCTCTGCGAGCAGTACAAGCGCGCCCGCGCCGACGAGGCGATCGCGGCGATGTACGAGTCCGCAGAGCGGGTCAAGGCGCGCGAACTCGAGACCGCCCTCACGCGACTCGATGACGGGGAGTTCTCGGAGGAGCAGCGCGAGATCGTCCGCTCGCTGGCGGACGCGCTCGTGGGCCAGCTGCTCGCGCCGCCGACGAAGAGCCTGCGAGAGGCGGCCGCCGAGGACGACTGGGAGACGATCAACACGGCGTTACAGCTGTTCGACCCCGAGTTCGGCCCGGCGGCGCTCCCCCCGTCGTTCGACCGCGCCGCCGACGAGACCTCCGTCGGCGCCACCGACGACGACTGA
- a CDS encoding precorrin-2 dehydrogenase/sirohydrochlorin ferrochelatase family protein, with protein sequence MIPLLHDFTDATVLVVGGGPVGARKARRFAREADVVVVSPRFADRDFGDADLVRAALEPDPDEIAPWLERLAPALVVAATDDGAVNDAVAAAARERGALVNRADRAGEREPGSVVVPATVRDDPVVVSVSTGGRAPALSKHLRRELEADLEGAGEMAELLAALRTELKSSEVPPARRREIVTDVVTRPDIWTALRTGTANARQVIEDVLAEERSTGGGAP encoded by the coding sequence ATGATCCCGCTACTCCACGACTTCACGGATGCGACGGTGCTCGTCGTCGGCGGCGGCCCCGTCGGTGCCCGCAAGGCCCGGCGGTTCGCCCGCGAGGCCGACGTCGTCGTCGTCAGCCCCCGGTTCGCGGATCGCGACTTCGGCGATGCCGACCTCGTCAGGGCCGCCCTCGAGCCCGATCCCGACGAGATCGCCCCGTGGCTCGAGCGCCTCGCCCCCGCCCTGGTCGTCGCCGCGACCGACGACGGGGCGGTCAACGACGCCGTCGCCGCTGCCGCCCGCGAGCGCGGCGCGCTGGTCAACCGGGCGGACCGGGCCGGCGAGCGCGAACCGGGGAGCGTCGTCGTCCCCGCGACCGTCCGAGACGATCCGGTCGTCGTCTCGGTTTCGACCGGCGGGCGCGCGCCAGCGCTGAGCAAGCACCTCCGCCGGGAGCTCGAGGCCGACCTCGAGGGGGCCGGCGAGATGGCCGAGCTGCTGGCGGCGCTGCGGACCGAACTCAAATCCAGCGAGGTGCCGCCGGCGCGGCGCCGCGAGATCGTCACCGACGTCGTCACACGTCCCGACATTTGGACAGCTTTACGTACGGGTACGGCCAATGCCCGACAAGTGATCGAGGACGTGCTCGCCGAGGAACGGTCGACCGGCGGTGGTGCGCCGTGA
- a CDS encoding Lrp/AsnC family transcriptional regulator, which yields MHTDAELTDRERAVVNAFQGGFPVVDRPFEPAAAAMREAGVEITAAELLETVRDLDDRGVLSRFGALVNAQEIGGAATLVAMHAPEDRFDEVVDAVNAHREVAHNYEREHPHLNVWFVVSVADESRVGAVLAEIEAETGQETYNLPKRQEFRVEAKFSVDGPLEGGLDLSHLGPDVAPTSESTLTPAERDLVLEIQDGFPLTETPYADVAAAIDKDREWVLETIERFDREGKIRRIGVIPNHYALGYTENGMTVWNVPDDLVSTVGPEVAALPFVTHCYERPRHEGVWPYNVFAMTHGRSEAESDRRVEQVRETMARYWDVGDDDWDTLFSSRILKKTGIRLEERADANTEAR from the coding sequence ATGCACACGGACGCCGAGCTCACCGACCGCGAGCGGGCCGTCGTCAACGCCTTTCAGGGCGGGTTTCCCGTCGTCGACCGGCCGTTCGAGCCCGCCGCGGCGGCCATGCGCGAGGCGGGGGTCGAAATCACCGCCGCGGAGCTGCTCGAGACGGTTCGCGACCTGGACGACCGCGGCGTGCTCTCGCGGTTCGGCGCGCTGGTCAACGCCCAGGAGATCGGCGGCGCGGCGACGCTCGTGGCGATGCACGCCCCCGAAGACCGGTTCGACGAGGTCGTCGACGCGGTCAACGCCCACCGCGAGGTCGCCCACAACTACGAGCGCGAGCACCCGCACCTGAACGTCTGGTTCGTCGTGAGCGTCGCCGACGAGTCTCGGGTCGGAGCGGTCCTCGCCGAGATCGAGGCCGAAACCGGCCAGGAGACGTACAACCTCCCCAAACGGCAGGAGTTCCGCGTCGAGGCGAAGTTCTCCGTCGACGGCCCGCTCGAGGGCGGCCTCGATCTCTCTCACCTCGGTCCCGACGTTGCCCCGACGAGTGAGTCGACGCTCACCCCCGCCGAGCGGGACCTGGTGCTCGAGATCCAGGACGGCTTCCCGCTCACCGAGACGCCGTACGCCGACGTCGCCGCCGCGATCGACAAGGACCGGGAGTGGGTGCTCGAGACGATCGAGCGGTTCGACCGCGAGGGGAAGATCCGCCGGATCGGCGTCATTCCGAACCACTACGCGCTGGGCTACACGGAGAACGGAATGACGGTCTGGAACGTCCCCGACGACCTCGTCTCGACCGTCGGCCCCGAGGTCGCCGCGCTCCCGTTCGTCACCCACTGCTACGAGCGCCCGCGCCACGAGGGCGTCTGGCCGTACAACGTCTTCGCGATGACCCACGGCCGCAGCGAGGCCGAGAGCGACCGTCGCGTCGAGCAGGTCCGCGAGACGATGGCCAGGTACTGGGACGTCGGCGACGACGACTGGGACACGCTGTTCTCGAGTCGGATCCTGAAGAAGACCGGGATCCGACTCGAGGAACGCGCCGACGCCAACACCGAAGCGCGCTGA
- a CDS encoding DUF7347 domain-containing protein: MPTEPPDPAATAALFDLLGEETRLRIVRELYRHRREEPDEPGLSFSALGARVGVEDTGRFNYHLGRLRGSLVEKRAGRYVLTPLGAHLGAVALESAAPDPAGPSP, from the coding sequence ATGCCGACTGAGCCGCCCGACCCCGCGGCGACGGCGGCGCTGTTCGACCTGCTGGGCGAGGAGACGCGGCTGCGGATCGTCCGGGAACTCTACCGGCACCGCCGGGAGGAACCCGACGAGCCGGGGCTGTCGTTCTCCGCACTCGGCGCTCGCGTCGGCGTCGAGGACACCGGGCGGTTCAACTACCACCTCGGTCGGTTGCGGGGATCGCTGGTCGAAAAGCGGGCGGGACGGTACGTGCTGACGCCGCTGGGCGCGCACCTGGGCGCGGTCGCCCTCGAGTCCGCCGCTCCGGACCCCGCGGGACCGTCGCCGTGA
- a CDS encoding DUF5778 family protein: MANTIDDDLYRRTKALLEPGEIELNGAIVHTEYAGSEDVRMMQATIDVGDVIAEHAGHDPRDCYVYSGNDDPDFSSNQHQGLTLDGEEFVWECQQLLREGTFDIVIYYEASADHEAILEDVRELGYEVTGVEG; the protein is encoded by the coding sequence ATGGCGAACACGATCGACGACGACCTCTACCGGCGGACGAAGGCCCTGCTCGAGCCGGGCGAGATCGAGCTCAACGGGGCGATCGTCCACACCGAGTACGCCGGGAGCGAGGACGTCCGGATGATGCAGGCGACGATCGACGTCGGCGACGTTATCGCCGAACACGCGGGCCACGACCCGCGGGACTGTTACGTCTACTCCGGCAACGACGACCCCGACTTCTCCTCGAACCAGCACCAGGGGCTCACCCTCGACGGCGAGGAGTTCGTCTGGGAGTGCCAGCAGCTGCTCCGGGAGGGCACCTTCGACATCGTGATCTACTACGAGGCGAGTGCGGACCACGAGGCGATCCTCGAGGACGTCCGCGAGCTCGGATACGAGGTTACGGGCGTCGAGGGCTGA
- the uppS gene encoding polyprenyl diphosphate synthase, with amino-acid sequence MTGWFRQRIGDAYEQLLSREVAGAPTHVAVIQDGNRRYARKNGGEATDGHRAGAETTEQVLEWCQEIGVEELTLYAFSTENFNRPPHEREALFDLLCTKLREFADAEQVHDNEVCIRVLGDVDRLPDRVQDVIEYAEGRTEGYDRFVLNVALAYGGRSELLCAARSVARDVENGSLTPEDVDVETVEKRLYDQPVRDVDLIIRTGGDERTSNFLPWHANGNEAAVFFCTPYWPEFSKADFLRGIRTYESREASWRRTRARRALALLGAVSDRELTEARAIVDRFRDSLPTGEQPDDEEFESGARVAD; translated from the coding sequence ATGACCGGGTGGTTTCGCCAGCGCATCGGTGACGCCTACGAGCAGTTGCTCTCCAGAGAGGTCGCTGGCGCGCCGACACACGTCGCGGTGATCCAGGACGGAAATCGGCGCTACGCCCGCAAGAACGGCGGCGAAGCCACCGACGGCCACCGCGCGGGGGCCGAGACGACCGAGCAGGTCCTCGAGTGGTGCCAGGAGATCGGCGTCGAGGAACTCACCCTCTACGCGTTCTCGACGGAGAACTTCAACCGTCCGCCCCACGAACGCGAGGCGCTGTTCGACCTGCTCTGTACCAAGCTTCGGGAGTTCGCCGACGCCGAACAGGTCCACGACAACGAGGTGTGCATCCGCGTGCTGGGCGACGTCGACAGGCTTCCCGATCGGGTACAGGACGTCATCGAGTACGCCGAGGGGCGGACCGAGGGGTACGACCGGTTCGTCCTCAACGTCGCCCTGGCCTACGGCGGCCGATCGGAGCTGCTGTGTGCCGCCCGGAGCGTCGCTCGAGACGTCGAGAACGGAAGTCTGACTCCCGAGGACGTCGACGTCGAAACTGTCGAGAAGCGGCTGTACGACCAGCCGGTCAGGGACGTCGACCTGATCATCCGCACCGGCGGCGACGAGCGAACCTCGAACTTCCTGCCCTGGCACGCCAACGGCAACGAGGCCGCCGTCTTCTTCTGTACGCCCTACTGGCCCGAGTTCTCGAAGGCCGACTTCCTTCGGGGCATCCGCACCTACGAGTCGCGGGAGGCGTCCTGGCGACGCACCCGCGCCCGGCGGGCGCTCGCCCTGCTCGGCGCCGTCAGCGACCGCGAGCTCACCGAAGCGCGCGCAATCGTCGACCGGTTCCGGGACTCCCTGCCGACCGGCGAACAGCCCGACGACGAGGAGTTCGAGTCGGGCGCACGGGTCGCCGACTGA
- a CDS encoding undecaprenyl diphosphate synthase family protein, with the protein MGLYERYLALRIRRHDGAPPGHIALVITERDLLEQGAYETLAEFFGWAFEYAARVTVYVSVLDAAAVPTLRRQLEDLDAPRDVVVRSPEDPTRADGPIQIGIGLGGKHEFTGAIRTLAERVDAGELAPEEIDDEHVERHLVFPSEPDLVIKTGAERLSDFMIWQSVYSELYFTDVNWRDFRERDFLRAVLEFCNRSRRFGE; encoded by the coding sequence GTGGGACTGTACGAACGGTATCTCGCGCTCCGCATTCGCCGCCACGACGGCGCGCCGCCCGGTCACATCGCCCTCGTCATCACCGAACGCGATCTGCTGGAACAGGGCGCCTACGAGACGCTCGCAGAGTTTTTCGGCTGGGCGTTCGAGTACGCCGCTCGCGTCACCGTCTACGTGAGCGTCCTCGACGCGGCGGCGGTGCCCACGCTCCGACGCCAGCTCGAGGACCTCGACGCGCCGCGCGACGTCGTCGTCCGCAGTCCGGAGGACCCGACGCGCGCGGACGGGCCGATCCAGATCGGCATCGGCCTCGGCGGCAAGCACGAGTTCACCGGCGCGATCCGGACGCTCGCCGAGCGCGTCGACGCCGGCGAACTCGCCCCCGAGGAGATCGACGACGAGCACGTCGAGCGCCACCTCGTCTTCCCCTCGGAGCCGGACCTGGTCATCAAGACCGGCGCCGAGCGCCTCTCCGATTTCATGATCTGGCAGTCGGTGTACTCCGAACTCTACTTCACCGACGTCAACTGGCGGGACTTCCGCGAACGGGACTTCCTGCGCGCGGTCCTCGAGTTCTGCAACCGATCCCGTCGCTTCGGCGAGTGA
- a CDS encoding DUF92 domain-containing protein, which produces MTSPVRRAGAFAALCLLSLAVPLLGPVAAAPIAVAVLAGAFVVTDGPVFDLFAYPGDYEDRRLYGLLTFVLAAVALGIVAVESTMSVSLFVGAVLLVGYGNLAEQLARTRTDGPALLVATFTAGGAVAATIGQMLAYVLAGSAVVTPLPKIVFLAVSGALLAALLRDMLISYDDPIVMLFVGLLLWLLAELEPAITATGIAAALAITVAIGYASYALATASVAGMLTGVLLGLLTIVLGGYSWFVVLIAFFAIGSLSTKFRYDEKADRGIAEDNEGARGSGNVLGNAAVALAAVLGYAASSSDLLAADPDLFLYAFAGSLATALSDTLSSEIGGVFDEPRLITTLEPVEPGTDGGVTWQGEVAGVAGALVVAVLSVVLFDSVGLVGGAIVVAAGVVGMTVDSLLGATLEGSVLGNQGVNFLATLSGAIFGALLVLSMAILG; this is translated from the coding sequence GTGACCTCCCCAGTCCGGCGAGCGGGTGCATTTGCGGCGCTCTGTCTCCTCTCGCTCGCCGTTCCGCTGCTCGGCCCGGTCGCAGCGGCGCCGATCGCGGTCGCCGTGCTGGCGGGGGCGTTCGTCGTCACCGACGGCCCCGTGTTCGACCTCTTCGCGTACCCTGGCGACTACGAGGACCGGCGTCTCTACGGGCTTCTCACGTTCGTCCTCGCTGCTGTCGCCCTCGGCATCGTCGCCGTCGAGTCGACGATGTCCGTCTCGCTGTTCGTCGGCGCGGTGTTGCTCGTCGGCTACGGCAACCTCGCCGAACAGCTCGCTCGAACGCGAACCGACGGGCCGGCGCTGCTGGTCGCGACGTTCACGGCCGGCGGGGCGGTCGCCGCGACGATCGGACAGATGCTCGCGTACGTACTGGCCGGCTCCGCCGTCGTCACGCCGTTACCGAAGATCGTCTTTCTCGCCGTCAGCGGCGCGCTCCTCGCGGCCCTGCTGCGTGACATGCTGATCAGCTACGACGATCCGATCGTCATGCTGTTCGTCGGACTCCTGCTGTGGTTGCTCGCCGAACTCGAGCCGGCGATCACCGCCACGGGGATCGCCGCCGCGCTCGCGATCACGGTCGCCATCGGCTACGCCTCCTACGCGCTCGCGACCGCCTCCGTCGCCGGCATGCTCACCGGCGTACTGCTCGGCCTGCTGACGATCGTCCTCGGCGGCTACAGCTGGTTCGTCGTCCTCATCGCCTTCTTCGCGATCGGCAGTCTCTCGACGAAGTTCCGCTACGACGAGAAGGCCGACCGCGGAATCGCCGAGGACAACGAGGGTGCCCGCGGCAGCGGCAACGTTCTCGGGAACGCCGCCGTCGCGCTGGCGGCCGTCCTCGGCTACGCCGCCAGCTCGAGTGACCTGCTCGCCGCCGATCCCGACCTCTTTCTGTACGCGTTCGCGGGCTCGCTCGCGACCGCGCTGTCGGATACGCTCTCGAGCGAGATCGGCGGCGTCTTCGACGAACCCCGGCTCATCACCACCCTCGAACCCGTCGAACCCGGCACCGACGGCGGCGTCACCTGGCAGGGCGAGGTCGCAGGCGTCGCCGGCGCGCTCGTCGTCGCGGTCCTCTCGGTCGTCCTGTTCGACTCCGTCGGTCTCGTCGGCGGCGCGATCGTCGTCGCCGCCGGCGTCGTCGGGATGACCGTCGACAGCCTGCTGGGGGCGACGCTCGAGGGATCGGTGCTCGGCAATCAGGGCGTCAACTTCCTCGCAACGCTCTCGGGGGCGATCTTCGGCGCGCTCCTCGTCCTCTCGATGGCGATCCTGGGCTGA
- the dnaG gene encoding DNA primase DnaG, producing MEDTSKYLIHANVTANGVVERSDVVGAIFGQTEGLLGDDLDLRDLRQSQKVGRIDVEITSTKGTSSGHLTIATSLDKVETATLAASLETITRVGPCRATLEVTEIEDVRAAKRKVVVDRAKELLRTGFDDSVMSSEEILAEVREHVRVEDITEYEGLPAGPRVTDSDAIIVVEGRSDVLTLLKYGIKNAIAVEGTNVPDAVAELTNHRTVTAFLDGDRGGDLILEELAQVGSIDYVAFAPGGSSVEDLDHHQVFAALRNKAPYDSVAGSGSPRETVAVTDGSTATGPPSEAPSSTDRPAPDADSSAAEPSELAKPTAAPAEADPAAATTVYDHASAVVRAGTDQVRFLADGTILAEEAVGEAYDTLAELEPAPTTVVLDGILSQRLLDLAADRGVERIVARSLGQFTKRPTDVRIHAIDDIAETAPDSH from the coding sequence ATGGAAGACACGTCGAAATATCTCATCCACGCGAACGTCACGGCCAACGGGGTGGTCGAGCGCAGCGACGTCGTCGGCGCGATCTTCGGCCAGACCGAGGGACTCCTCGGGGACGACCTCGACTTGCGCGACCTCCGACAGTCCCAGAAGGTCGGCCGAATCGACGTCGAAATAACCAGCACGAAAGGCACCTCGAGCGGCCACCTCACCATCGCGACCAGCCTCGACAAGGTCGAAACCGCTACGCTCGCGGCCTCCCTCGAGACCATCACCCGCGTCGGCCCCTGCCGGGCGACCCTCGAGGTGACCGAAATCGAGGACGTCCGCGCCGCAAAGCGCAAGGTGGTCGTCGACCGGGCGAAGGAACTCCTGCGGACGGGGTTCGACGACAGCGTGATGTCCTCCGAGGAGATCCTAGCGGAGGTCCGCGAGCACGTCCGCGTCGAGGACATCACGGAGTACGAGGGCCTCCCCGCGGGGCCGCGGGTCACCGACAGCGACGCGATCATCGTCGTCGAGGGACGGTCGGACGTGCTCACGCTGCTCAAGTACGGCATCAAGAACGCGATCGCCGTCGAGGGAACGAACGTCCCCGATGCCGTCGCCGAGCTCACGAACCACCGCACGGTGACGGCGTTTCTCGACGGCGACCGGGGCGGCGACCTGATCTTAGAGGAGCTCGCCCAGGTCGGCAGCATCGACTACGTCGCGTTCGCCCCCGGCGGCTCCTCGGTGGAGGACCTCGACCACCACCAGGTGTTCGCCGCCCTCCGGAACAAGGCGCCGTACGACTCCGTCGCCGGGTCAGGATCGCCCCGCGAGACGGTCGCCGTCACCGACGGGAGCACGGCGACCGGGCCGCCGAGCGAAGCGCCGTCGTCGACCGACCGACCGGCGCCCGACGCCGACTCGAGCGCAGCCGAGCCGTCGGAACTCGCCAAACCCACGGCGGCTCCCGCCGAGGCGGACCCGGCGGCAGCGACGACGGTGTACGATCACGCGAGCGCGGTCGTCCGGGCGGGAACCGACCAGGTCCGGTTTCTCGCGGACGGGACGATCCTCGCGGAGGAGGCCGTCGGCGAGGCGTACGACACCCTCGCGGAACTCGAGCCCGCACCGACGACGGTCGTCCTCGACGGCATCCTGAGCCAGCGGCTGCTTGATCTGGCGGCCGACCGCGGCGTCGAACGGATCGTCGCCCGCTCGCTCGGCCAGTTCACCAAACGCCCGACCGACGTTCGAATCCACGCGATCGACGACATCGCAGAGACGGCTCCCGACTCGCACTGA
- a CDS encoding ArsR/SmtB family transcription factor: MARLFPLRSDTPTQEGQPRVVDLADEDADAVFGALSSTTARRIYATLDDEPGTPSDVAEAIDSSIQNVRYHLEKLEDAGLVEVVDTWYSSRGNEMSVYATADGPLIVTSDESKAAQLKTALSRFIGGLGALAGGSLLVQYGLERFFAPGQPADTEAAPADDAESDAADTADGADSADEPTGEEEVDAPADEGADADAPEDTDDAAFTTQQESAEDAEDAAAGDDRATDDADAPDDTDTADDVDPEYYADEPTAANETAPPETAPDGGAEAAEAVFATIPPGLLFFLGGLVVLVAVTVYWYWTTTY, encoded by the coding sequence ATGGCCCGTCTGTTTCCTCTCCGGTCGGACACCCCTACACAGGAGGGACAGCCGCGGGTCGTCGACCTCGCGGACGAGGACGCAGACGCCGTCTTCGGCGCGCTCTCGTCGACGACGGCCCGTCGCATCTACGCCACCCTCGACGACGAACCCGGCACTCCCAGCGACGTCGCAGAGGCGATCGACTCGTCGATCCAGAACGTCCGCTACCACCTCGAGAAGCTCGAGGACGCCGGACTCGTCGAGGTCGTCGACACCTGGTACTCCTCGCGGGGCAACGAGATGAGCGTCTACGCCACCGCGGACGGTCCGCTGATCGTCACCAGCGACGAGTCGAAGGCCGCCCAGCTCAAGACCGCCCTCTCCCGGTTCATCGGCGGGCTCGGCGCGCTCGCCGGCGGCAGCCTGCTCGTCCAGTACGGCCTCGAGCGGTTCTTCGCCCCGGGTCAGCCCGCGGACACCGAAGCCGCGCCGGCCGACGACGCCGAGAGCGACGCTGCGGACACCGCAGACGGGGCCGACTCCGCTGACGAGCCAACCGGCGAGGAGGAAGTCGACGCCCCTGCCGACGAGGGGGCCGACGCGGACGCACCGGAGGACACCGACGACGCGGCGTTCACCACCCAGCAGGAGTCCGCCGAGGACGCGGAGGACGCGGCCGCCGGAGACGACAGGGCGACGGACGACGCCGACGCTCCCGACGACACCGACACGGCGGACGATGTCGACCCGGAGTACTACGCCGACGAACCGACGGCCGCCAACGAGACGGCACCGCCCGAGACCGCCCCGGACGGCGGCGCCGAGGCCGCCGAGGCGGTCTTCGCGACGATTCCGCCGGGGCTGCTGTTCTTCCTCGGCGGGCTGGTCGTCCTCGTCGCCGTCACCGTCTACTGGTACTGGACGACGACGTACTAG
- a CDS encoding DUF3311 domain-containing protein has translation MRRVELVGWIGVAIALVALTIPWFLWGNDTVVAGLPLWLWWHVGWMCLASIVFWLFADRAWGLGIEPDAVTTGDRSGENP, from the coding sequence ATGCGTCGAGTCGAACTCGTGGGGTGGATCGGCGTCGCGATCGCGCTGGTCGCGCTGACGATCCCGTGGTTTCTGTGGGGAAACGATACGGTCGTCGCGGGGCTGCCGCTCTGGCTCTGGTGGCACGTCGGCTGGATGTGCCTCGCCTCGATCGTGTTCTGGCTGTTCGCCGACCGGGCGTGGGGGCTGGGAATCGAACCGGACGCCGTAACGACCGGCGATCGGAGCGGTGAGAACCCGTGA
- a CDS encoding sodium:solute symporter family protein translates to MSLELQVGIIVGYLVLALAIGLVAYRVTERTAEDFYLASRTVGTVVLLFTTFATLLSAFTFFAGPNVAYRNGPEYVLVMGLMDGIIFAILWYVIGYKQWLLGKRYDYVTLGEMLGDRFGSRRLRGLVAGVSLLWLFPYVMLQQVGAGTALEALTDGAVSYGLGAGLITLFMILYVVVAGFRGIAWTDTLQGAFMLGATWVAALWVLVAAGGLAEVTAALQSSPAGEEFFALGSDFYTPQWMLSTAIVIGFGVAMFPQVNQRFFVAGSKTVLKRSFALWPVLCVALFLPAFMLGVWAQGLGLEMGDSGNILPVILGEYTPLWFAALVIAGAMAAMMSSSDSMLLSGSSYFTRDIYRPFVDSTLSARREDLLARVGVVVFAVATFVASLYNPATLFEIGEAAFSGFAQLALPVLVALYWRGTTRAGITAGIVGSQLFYLSSLFTPVPGTYAGWSAGLVGMLLGLALTVAVSWLTAPAADERRAIYFDELSAD, encoded by the coding sequence GTGAGCCTCGAGCTCCAGGTCGGCATCATCGTCGGCTACCTCGTTCTGGCGCTGGCGATCGGCCTCGTAGCCTACCGGGTCACCGAGCGCACCGCCGAGGACTTCTACCTCGCGAGCCGCACGGTGGGGACGGTCGTACTGTTGTTTACCACGTTCGCGACGCTGCTCTCGGCGTTCACGTTCTTCGCCGGGCCGAACGTCGCCTACCGAAACGGCCCGGAGTACGTCCTCGTGATGGGGCTGATGGACGGCATCATCTTCGCGATCCTCTGGTACGTCATCGGCTACAAGCAGTGGCTGCTCGGGAAGCGCTACGACTACGTCACCCTCGGCGAGATGCTCGGCGACCGCTTCGGTTCGCGTCGACTTCGGGGGCTCGTCGCCGGCGTCAGCCTGCTCTGGCTGTTTCCGTACGTGATGCTCCAGCAGGTCGGGGCGGGCACCGCCCTCGAGGCGCTCACCGACGGCGCCGTCTCCTACGGCCTCGGAGCGGGGCTGATCACGCTGTTCATGATCCTCTACGTCGTCGTCGCCGGCTTCCGGGGGATCGCCTGGACGGACACCCTCCAGGGGGCGTTCATGCTCGGGGCGACCTGGGTCGCCGCCCTCTGGGTGCTCGTCGCCGCCGGCGGACTCGCGGAGGTCACCGCCGCGCTCCAAAGCTCCCCTGCCGGCGAGGAGTTCTTCGCCCTCGGCAGCGACTTCTACACGCCCCAGTGGATGCTCTCGACGGCGATCGTGATCGGTTTCGGCGTCGCGATGTTCCCGCAGGTGAACCAGCGCTTCTTCGTCGCGGGGTCGAAGACGGTGCTCAAGCGCTCGTTCGCGCTCTGGCCGGTGCTCTGTGTCGCGCTCTTTCTCCCGGCGTTCATGCTCGGCGTCTGGGCGCAGGGGCTGGGCCTCGAGATGGGCGACAGCGGGAACATCCTCCCGGTGATCCTCGGCGAGTACACGCCGCTCTGGTTCGCCGCGCTCGTCATCGCCGGGGCGATGGCCGCGATGATGTCTTCCTCCGATTCGATGCTGCTGTCGGGGTCGTCGTACTTTACGCGGGACATCTACCGCCCGTTCGTCGACAGTACGCTCTCGGCGCGCCGGGAGGACTTACTCGCCCGCGTCGGGGTCGTGGTCTTCGCCGTCGCCACGTTCGTCGCGAGTCTCTACAACCCCGCGACGCTGTTCGAGATCGGGGAGGCCGCGTTTTCGGGATTCGCCCAGCTCGCACTGCCCGTGCTGGTCGCGCTCTACTGGCGGGGGACCACCCGCGCGGGGATCACCGCCGGCATCGTCGGCAGCCAGCTGTTCTACCTCTCGAGTCTGTTCACGCCGGTTCCGGGAACGTACGCCGGCTGGTCGGCCGGCCTCGTCGGGATGCTCCTCGGACTCGCCCTCACCGTCGCCGTCTCCTGGCTGACGGCGCCCGCGGCGGACGAGCGGCGGGCAATCTACTTCGACGAGCTGTCGGCCGACTGA